Proteins from a single region of Pongo pygmaeus isolate AG05252 chromosome 3, NHGRI_mPonPyg2-v2.0_pri, whole genome shotgun sequence:
- the POU4F2 gene encoding POU domain, class 4, transcription factor 2 isoform X1, with the protein MMMMSLNSKQAFSMPHGGSLHVEPKYSALHSTSPGSSAPTAPSASSPSSSSNAGGGGGGGGGGGRSSSSSSSGSSGSGGGGSEAMRRACLPTPPSNIFGGLDESLLARAEALAAVDIVSQSKSHHHHPPHHSPFKPDATYHTMNTIPCTSAASSSSVPISHPSALAGTHHHHHHHHHHHHQPHQALEGELLEHLSPGLALGAMAGPDGAVVSTPAHAPHMATMNPMHQAALSMAHAHGLPSHMGCMSDVDADPRDLEAFAERFKQRRIKLGVTQADVGSALANLKIPGVGSLSQSTICRFESLTLSHNNMIALKPILQAWLEEAEKSHREKLTKPELFNGAEKKRKRTSIAAPEKRSLEAYFAIQPRPSSEKIAAIAEKLDLKKNVVRVWFCNQRQKQKRMKYSAGI; encoded by the exons atgatgatgatgtccCTGAACAGCAAGCAGGCGTTTAGCATGCCGCACGGCGGCAGCCTGCACGTGGAGCCCAAGTACTCGGCACTGCACAGCACCTCGCCGGGCTCCTCGGCTCCCACCGCGCCCTCGGCCAGCTCCCCCAGCAGCTCGAGCAACGCTggtggcggtggcggcggcggcggcggcggaggccGGAGCAGCAGctccagcagcagtggcagcagcggcagcggcggcggggGCTCGGAGGCTATGCGGAGAGCCTGTCTTCCAACCCCACCG AGCAATATATTCGGCGGGCTGGATGAGAGTCTGCTGGCCCGCGCCGAGGCTCTGGCAGCCGTGGACATCGTCTCCCAGAGCAagagccaccaccaccatccGCCCCACCACAGCCCCTTCAAACCGGACGCCACCTACCACACTATGAACACCATCCCGTGCACGTCGGCCGCCTCTTCTTCATCGGTGCCCATCTCTCACCCTTCCGCGCTGGcgggcacgcaccaccaccaccaccatcaccaccaccaccatcaccaaccgCACCAGGCGCTGGAGGGCGAGCTGCTGGAGCACCTGAGTCCCGGGCTGGCCCTGGGCGCTATGGCGGGCCCCGACGGCGCTGTGGTGTCCACGCCGGCTCACGCGCCGCACATGGCCACCATGAACCCCATGCACCAAGCAGCGCTCAGCATGGCCCACGCGCACGGGCTGCCGTCGCACATGGGCTGCATGAGCGACGTGGACGCCGACCCGCGGGACCTGGAGGCATTCGCCGAACGCTTCAAGCAGCGACGCATCAAGCTGGGGGTGACCCAGGCAGATGTGGGTTCCGCGCTGGCCAACCTCAAGATCCCCGGCGTGGGCTCGCTTAGCCAGAGCACCATCTGCAGGTTCGAGTCCCTCACACTGTCGCACAATAACATGATCGCGCTCAAACCCATCCTGCAGGCATGGCTCGAGGAGGCCGAGAAGTCCCACCGCGAGAAGCTCACCAAGCCTGAGCTCTTCAATGGCGCGGAGAAGAAGCGCAAGCGCACGTCCATCGCTGCGCCAGAGAAGCGCTCCCTCGAAGCCTACTTTGCCATTCAGCCTCGGCCCTCCTCTGAAAAGATCGCCGCCATCGCGGAGAAGCTGGACCTGAAGAAAAACGTGGTGCGCGTCTGGTTCTGcaaccagaggcagaaacagaaaagaatgaaatattccGCCGGCATTTAG
- the POU4F2 gene encoding POU domain, class 4, transcription factor 2 isoform X2, with protein MMSLNSKQAFSMPHGGSLHVEPKYSALHSGSEAMRRACLPTPQLQSNIFGGLDESLLARAEALAAVDIVSQSKSHHHHPPHHSPFKPDATYHTMNTIPCTSAASSSSVPISHPSALAGTHHHHHHHHHHHHQPHQALEGELLEHLSPGLALGAMAGPDGAVVSTPAHAPHMATMNPMHQAALSMAHAHGLPSHMGCMSDVDADPRDLEAFAERFKQRRIKLGVTQADVGSALANLKIPGVGSLSQSTICRFESLTLSHNNMIALKPILQAWLEEAEKSHREKLTKPELFNGAEKKRKRTSIAAPEKRSLEAYFAIQPRPSSEKIAAIAEKLDLKKNVVRVWFCNQRQKQKRMKYSAGI; from the exons atgatgtccCTGAACAGCAAGCAGGCGTTTAGCATGCCGCACGGCGGCAGCCTGCACGTGGAGCCCAAGTACTCGGCACTGCACAGC gGCTCGGAGGCTATGCGGAGAGCCTGTCTTCCAACCCC ACAATTGCAGAGCAATATATTCGGCGGGCTGGATGAGAGTCTGCTGGCCCGCGCCGAGGCTCTGGCAGCCGTGGACATCGTCTCCCAGAGCAagagccaccaccaccatccGCCCCACCACAGCCCCTTCAAACCGGACGCCACCTACCACACTATGAACACCATCCCGTGCACGTCGGCCGCCTCTTCTTCATCGGTGCCCATCTCTCACCCTTCCGCGCTGGcgggcacgcaccaccaccaccaccatcaccaccaccaccatcaccaaccgCACCAGGCGCTGGAGGGCGAGCTGCTGGAGCACCTGAGTCCCGGGCTGGCCCTGGGCGCTATGGCGGGCCCCGACGGCGCTGTGGTGTCCACGCCGGCTCACGCGCCGCACATGGCCACCATGAACCCCATGCACCAAGCAGCGCTCAGCATGGCCCACGCGCACGGGCTGCCGTCGCACATGGGCTGCATGAGCGACGTGGACGCCGACCCGCGGGACCTGGAGGCATTCGCCGAACGCTTCAAGCAGCGACGCATCAAGCTGGGGGTGACCCAGGCAGATGTGGGTTCCGCGCTGGCCAACCTCAAGATCCCCGGCGTGGGCTCGCTTAGCCAGAGCACCATCTGCAGGTTCGAGTCCCTCACACTGTCGCACAATAACATGATCGCGCTCAAACCCATCCTGCAGGCATGGCTCGAGGAGGCCGAGAAGTCCCACCGCGAGAAGCTCACCAAGCCTGAGCTCTTCAATGGCGCGGAGAAGAAGCGCAAGCGCACGTCCATCGCTGCGCCAGAGAAGCGCTCCCTCGAAGCCTACTTTGCCATTCAGCCTCGGCCCTCCTCTGAAAAGATCGCCGCCATCGCGGAGAAGCTGGACCTGAAGAAAAACGTGGTGCGCGTCTGGTTCTGcaaccagaggcagaaacagaaaagaatgaaatattccGCCGGCATTTAG